A window from Streptomyces europaeiscabiei encodes these proteins:
- a CDS encoding siphovirus ReqiPepy6 Gp37-like family protein translates to MSALRVYVRNSTLARLGQVDDYTSLTLVPRYNSIGTFSMEVSADSSKAPLLVEGNGLIIRTPDGDTVMSGPIRTVDWARSSSDAGSGRLTVSGLDDTGLLAQYTCWPKPTALIGAQTDPVYKISAVVAETAMRQLVNLNAGPGSLASRTNLLLTLAPDGANGPTITREVNQFDNLLTVLQDIAGAAGLGFRVVQESASLEFQVYEPVDASGTARFSFRLGNLTDASYSTTPPTCTRAIVVAGGQTSPRVCAVYDRTDPLFPGLVLEQFVDQTSVDSASVDLTAQMDQAAEEALTNGAGQGSLSISPIDIPQLRYGRDYNVGDTVSADIRGSWYTDVVREVTLSCTAADGAKVTATVGGDSTGTGPVARIYALIAQVKKDVGRLKTRKAA, encoded by the coding sequence ATGTCCGCGCTGCGCGTATACGTCCGCAACAGCACCCTCGCGCGCCTCGGCCAGGTCGACGACTACACGTCCCTGACCCTCGTGCCGCGCTACAACTCCATCGGCACCTTCTCCATGGAGGTCTCCGCCGACTCCTCCAAGGCGCCCCTCCTCGTCGAGGGCAACGGGCTGATCATCCGCACCCCGGACGGCGACACCGTCATGTCCGGCCCTATCCGCACCGTCGACTGGGCGCGCTCCTCCAGCGACGCAGGCTCCGGGCGGCTCACCGTCAGCGGCCTCGACGACACCGGCCTCCTCGCCCAGTACACGTGCTGGCCCAAGCCCACCGCCCTCATCGGCGCGCAGACCGATCCCGTCTACAAGATCAGCGCGGTCGTGGCAGAGACCGCGATGCGCCAGCTCGTCAACCTCAATGCCGGACCCGGCTCCCTCGCCTCCCGCACGAACCTGCTGCTCACCCTCGCCCCCGACGGCGCGAACGGTCCGACGATCACCCGTGAGGTCAACCAGTTCGACAACCTCCTCACCGTGCTGCAGGACATCGCAGGCGCCGCCGGCCTCGGCTTCCGGGTCGTCCAGGAAAGCGCCAGCCTCGAGTTCCAGGTGTACGAGCCCGTCGACGCCTCCGGCACCGCCCGGTTCTCCTTCCGCCTGGGCAACCTCACCGACGCCTCCTACTCCACCACCCCGCCCACCTGCACCCGCGCCATCGTCGTCGCCGGCGGCCAGACCTCCCCCCGCGTCTGCGCCGTCTACGACCGCACCGACCCCCTCTTCCCCGGCCTGGTCCTCGAGCAGTTCGTCGACCAGACCTCCGTCGACAGCGCCTCCGTCGACCTCACCGCCCAGATGGACCAGGCCGCCGAGGAAGCCCTCACCAACGGCGCAGGCCAAGGCTCCCTGTCCATCAGCCCCATCGACATCCCCCAGCTGCGCTACGGCCGCGACTACAACGTCGGCGACACCGTCTCCGCCGACATCCGCGGCTCCTGGTACACCGACGTCGTCCGCGAAGTCACCCTCTCCTGCACCGCCGCCGACGGAGCGAAGGTGACCGCGACCGTCGGCGGCGACAGCACCGGCACCGGGCCCGTCGCCCGCATCTACGCCCTCATCGCCCAGGTCAAGAAGGACGTCGGGCGCCTGAAAACACGAAAGGCGGCCTGA
- a CDS encoding phage distal tail protein, producing MPILVAPAVPETPPGVPWPTRINEQPQVSFIDPAGLVTRFTDWENGWVLQPGAKGLDMPAYAFSQDESPGIDGYEIRQVRAQGKEIALPVAFWADDSRAAYLARRRGLIRSLNPKRGLGTLTVVQYDGSARTIAALYSAGLEGDESLDTAGTRWCMNVLSFACPSPFWLGAESSTQWQAAESGTFFPVLPLTVGTSHVLGSVTVDNDGDDTAFPVWTIEGPATSVTLTNVTTDETLVLTRTIIGGDTIVIDTRERRQTALLNDVTNLWNDISDASTMWALQPGINALTLTVAGSTSETRVRMTYQPRYLAA from the coding sequence ATGCCCATCCTCGTCGCTCCCGCCGTCCCGGAGACCCCGCCCGGCGTCCCGTGGCCGACCCGCATCAACGAGCAGCCCCAGGTGTCGTTCATCGACCCCGCCGGCCTCGTCACCAGGTTCACGGACTGGGAGAACGGCTGGGTCCTCCAGCCCGGCGCCAAGGGCCTGGACATGCCCGCCTACGCCTTCAGCCAGGACGAATCCCCCGGCATCGACGGCTACGAGATCCGCCAGGTCCGCGCCCAGGGCAAGGAGATCGCCCTGCCCGTCGCGTTCTGGGCGGACGACTCCCGCGCCGCGTACCTCGCCCGCCGCCGGGGTCTGATCCGCTCCCTGAACCCCAAGCGCGGCCTGGGCACCCTCACCGTCGTCCAGTACGACGGCTCCGCCCGCACCATCGCTGCCCTCTACTCCGCAGGCCTCGAGGGCGACGAATCCCTCGACACCGCCGGGACCCGCTGGTGCATGAACGTCCTGTCCTTCGCCTGCCCGTCACCGTTCTGGCTCGGCGCGGAATCCTCCACCCAGTGGCAGGCCGCCGAGTCCGGGACGTTCTTCCCCGTGCTGCCGCTGACCGTCGGTACCTCCCACGTCCTGGGCTCGGTCACCGTCGACAACGACGGCGACGACACCGCCTTTCCCGTGTGGACGATCGAAGGCCCGGCCACCAGCGTCACCCTCACCAACGTCACGACCGACGAGACCCTCGTCCTCACCCGCACCATCATCGGCGGCGACACGATCGTCATCGACACCCGCGAGCGCCGCCAGACGGCCCTGCTCAACGACGTCACGAACCTGTGGAACGACATCTCCGACGCCTCCACCATGTGGGCCCTTCAGCCCGGCATCAACGCGCTCACCCTCACGGTCGCCGGATCCACGTCCGAGACCCGCGTCCGCATGACCTACCAGCCCCGCTACCTCGCCGCCTGA
- a CDS encoding peptidoglycan DD-metalloendopeptidase family protein has translation MSEGTVVGRTRVSLIPDVSQFGDRLRIELPAAIREPAKDAGDLAGDLIRNAISKKLAKPIGVKVKATLDDKAATTALRRLTDDRTVKITAELDDKAATASLQKLTADRKVKITAEVDDTAAKTKLGFLSGQQSVDILPVIQQAAYNTAKRQLDRLTADRVVNIRASVDTRVAANEINNLIRRRTVRIGADVDTRVAANDLANLTRRRTVTVQARADTAAADASLRVLTRDRTVNIRVRSTGLAALTLGLSSLGSGGGGGGGVGLLSSRIAMLTGAAISALPTIGSLGSALAQLGPLAATGAPALTTLIGLFGAMKLGTLGVGDAIKAAFNPVASEATKAATATRQVETAQRQLANAQRGVADAERALTQAQRTARLTQAELSAARREAARALEDMNAQLKQGALDQKQAALDVEQAELDLATTRSDPTATQLQIRQAELALERSRANAEEQSRQQKRLTTETKAANKAGVEGSQQVLAARERIRQTGEQVAEAQRSLADAHRAVADAARQVADAQTKAAAQTSKLDTALAKLSPNARQFVGILQSMAPAWRDMRLEVQDRLFDGLGNRLSRVGTQILPTVRTGLTGAAGELNTMGRNALTAVSNLERTGQLKKVFDGITSSLGNLSRIPGQLVTGLGQLSIAAQPAFDRITQGAASAMDRVMDKLSKGLESGTLAESINTALDVAIQFGNVLGDVFGIVKNIMGAAAAGGGDFFAVIGTALEEIRRITALPEVQESLRAIFTAVQAIATLVAGALGSAIQAALPLLATLAPFVVEIAGLLGPAVGDLLEQLGVALMPVAKNLGPVLVGIAKAAINLVEALSPLLPVAGELLASLLPPLLPLVDALAAAFLLAAPVIRQVAGALGAALKPIIAGLAVILKELVTQGLALFTTALQTALPILPMLLPHLLQLGRSFGEILTAVAPLIPQITMMGAQFLLALLPALIPLIPPLVQLSTLFLRLATWLIVKIVVPALTKLVNFLAALRKAFQPAVDAVKWLTKAIASAFEWVYDKLLGHSIIPDIVNGTIGWFRDMWRRTVKIFTDLKDGAIRIWNDFWSGIRSTATDAWKKVRGGFDAFAKGLREAFEDARDAIGQIWAGLKNLVKEPIKFWIETVYNRGIVTVWNQTAAKIPGVPDLKPMSMPKGFARGGILSGDSNWWQGDDQLVPMRRGEGVYVSEVMRDPYERARLHAMNQAAIRGQNPAIARSQYGFAGGGIIGDLGSGLKSLGSNIADSVTGALGKGADAVRGRFGDLAAKALKPVKSGITKALGTNTSTWPGMVARAPLNLIDRAVDYIRGKDIPDSTGAWTKPVKAAYGTRFGARGLMWSSGRHTGLDFPARTGTKVVAVDNGTVNSAESGGPYGRHVVINHGGKLQSLYAHLSSIAAKVGAGITRGAKVGAVGATGNTTGPHLHLEARVNGRAVDPMKYLTASGGDGGTGVQRWRGVVEQALGQVRQSLSLADTTLRRMRQESGGNPKAVNRWDSNWQAGYPSVGLMQVIRGTFRAYAGKYKNTGPFMYGVSTDPMANVYASMRYALARYGSLSRAYNRPGGYALGGLVGGGTRIGRGLPRGYASGGIVRVGGKRIDTGPIAASVGSDFLKKLTGTASQISAAMTLVANAVKNAFKGVKSTIDNALLAKISASNAQLQALAKQRDAIAAKISAANAFAAEAAQNATQFTQMTGLPNGGFGFGAGGILAGLNSRLSQLKAFGKNLQVLAQRGLSKALLQQIINAGPDGGAAYAQALVDATPQQLKDINATQAAITKATTAYGKDAADALYDAGSQSGKGYLAGLKAQEKAIENAMSALAKKIKATIEKALKIKSPSLVFAQLGEFTVQGFAQGMRAATPQAAATAARMAAIVRSSAGAGGTRIGNSTSTTTVGDRILNYQATVREQASRASVLAALALEDQLHRPVVVGA, from the coding sequence ATGTCGGAGGGCACCGTCGTCGGCCGGACCCGGGTCTCACTGATCCCGGACGTCAGCCAGTTCGGCGACCGCCTCCGCATCGAGCTGCCCGCTGCTATTCGCGAGCCCGCGAAGGACGCGGGAGACCTCGCCGGCGACCTGATCCGTAACGCGATCAGCAAGAAGCTTGCCAAGCCGATCGGCGTGAAGGTCAAGGCGACCCTCGACGACAAGGCCGCCACCACTGCCCTGCGCCGCCTCACCGACGACCGCACCGTAAAGATCACGGCCGAGCTGGACGACAAGGCTGCCACCGCCTCCCTGCAGAAACTGACGGCGGACCGCAAGGTAAAGATCACCGCCGAGGTCGACGACACCGCAGCCAAGACCAAGCTCGGCTTCCTGTCCGGGCAGCAGAGCGTCGACATCCTCCCGGTCATCCAGCAGGCCGCCTACAACACCGCCAAGCGTCAACTCGACCGGCTCACCGCCGACCGTGTCGTCAACATTCGCGCCTCCGTCGACACCCGCGTCGCCGCGAACGAGATCAACAACCTCATCCGGCGCCGCACCGTGCGGATCGGCGCCGACGTCGACACCCGCGTCGCCGCGAACGACCTCGCCAACCTCACCCGCCGCCGCACCGTCACGGTCCAGGCCCGCGCCGACACCGCCGCCGCCGACGCCTCCCTGCGGGTCCTGACCCGCGACCGGACCGTCAACATCCGGGTCCGCTCCACCGGCCTGGCCGCCCTCACCCTCGGCCTCAGCTCGCTGGGTTCCGGGGGCGGGGGAGGCGGTGGCGTCGGTCTGCTGTCCAGCCGCATCGCCATGCTCACCGGCGCCGCGATCAGCGCGCTGCCCACCATCGGCTCCCTCGGCTCCGCGCTCGCCCAGCTCGGCCCCCTCGCCGCGACCGGCGCGCCCGCCCTGACCACTCTCATCGGCCTGTTCGGCGCGATGAAACTCGGCACCCTCGGCGTCGGCGACGCGATCAAGGCAGCGTTCAACCCGGTGGCCTCCGAGGCCACCAAGGCGGCCACCGCGACCCGGCAGGTGGAAACGGCACAGCGGCAGCTCGCCAACGCCCAGCGCGGCGTAGCCGACGCCGAACGGGCCCTCACCCAGGCCCAGCGCACCGCCCGCCTCACCCAGGCCGAACTGTCCGCCGCCCGCCGCGAGGCCGCCCGCGCCCTCGAGGACATGAACGCCCAGCTGAAACAGGGCGCCCTCGACCAGAAGCAGGCCGCACTCGACGTCGAGCAGGCCGAACTCGACCTCGCCACCACCCGCTCCGACCCCACCGCGACACAGCTGCAGATCCGGCAGGCCGAACTCGCCCTCGAGCGGTCCCGCGCGAACGCCGAGGAGCAGTCCCGGCAGCAAAAGCGCCTGACCACCGAGACCAAGGCGGCCAACAAGGCCGGGGTGGAGGGCAGTCAGCAGGTCCTCGCCGCGCGCGAGCGGATCCGGCAGACCGGCGAGCAGGTAGCCGAGGCCCAACGCTCCCTGGCCGACGCCCACCGCGCTGTCGCCGATGCGGCCCGGCAGGTCGCCGACGCGCAGACCAAGGCGGCCGCACAGACATCCAAGCTGGACACGGCGCTGGCGAAGCTGTCCCCGAACGCCCGCCAGTTCGTCGGCATCCTGCAGTCGATGGCCCCGGCGTGGCGGGACATGCGCCTGGAGGTCCAGGACCGGCTGTTCGACGGACTCGGCAACCGCCTCAGTCGGGTCGGCACACAGATCCTGCCCACCGTCCGCACCGGCCTGACCGGCGCGGCGGGCGAACTCAACACGATGGGCCGCAACGCGCTCACCGCCGTATCGAACCTCGAGCGCACCGGCCAGCTGAAGAAGGTCTTCGACGGCATCACCTCCAGCCTCGGCAACCTCTCCCGCATACCCGGCCAACTGGTCACCGGCCTCGGTCAGCTGTCCATCGCCGCGCAGCCGGCGTTCGACCGGATCACCCAGGGCGCCGCCTCGGCCATGGACCGGGTCATGGACAAGCTGTCCAAGGGCCTGGAGTCCGGCACCCTCGCCGAGTCGATCAACACCGCCCTCGATGTCGCGATCCAGTTCGGCAACGTCCTCGGCGACGTCTTCGGGATCGTCAAGAACATCATGGGCGCGGCCGCCGCCGGGGGCGGCGACTTCTTCGCCGTCATCGGCACCGCCCTCGAGGAGATCCGCCGCATCACCGCCCTGCCGGAAGTGCAGGAATCCCTCCGGGCCATCTTCACCGCCGTCCAGGCCATCGCCACCCTCGTCGCGGGCGCCCTCGGATCAGCGATTCAGGCCGCCCTGCCGCTCCTGGCCACCCTGGCCCCGTTCGTCGTCGAGATCGCCGGCCTCCTCGGCCCCGCCGTCGGAGACCTGCTCGAGCAGCTCGGCGTGGCGCTGATGCCCGTCGCGAAGAACCTTGGACCCGTCCTCGTCGGCATCGCCAAGGCCGCGATCAACCTCGTCGAGGCCCTCTCCCCCCTGCTGCCGGTCGCGGGCGAGCTCCTCGCCTCACTCCTGCCGCCGCTGTTGCCCCTGGTCGACGCGCTCGCCGCCGCCTTCCTCCTCGCCGCACCCGTCATTCGCCAGGTCGCGGGCGCCCTCGGCGCCGCCCTCAAGCCCATCATTGCCGGGCTCGCGGTCATCCTGAAGGAACTCGTCACCCAGGGCCTCGCACTCTTCACCACGGCCCTCCAGACGGCCCTGCCGATCCTGCCGATGCTGCTGCCGCACCTGCTGCAGCTCGGCCGCAGCTTCGGCGAGATCCTGACCGCCGTCGCCCCCCTCATCCCGCAAATCACGATGATGGGCGCGCAGTTCCTCCTGGCCCTGCTGCCCGCCCTGATCCCGCTGATCCCGCCCCTCGTGCAGCTGTCCACGCTGTTCCTGCGGCTCGCGACCTGGCTCATCGTCAAGATCGTCGTCCCCGCGCTGACCAAGCTCGTCAACTTCCTCGCCGCCCTACGCAAGGCCTTCCAGCCCGCCGTCGACGCGGTGAAGTGGCTGACGAAGGCGATCGCGAGCGCCTTCGAGTGGGTGTACGACAAGCTGCTCGGCCACTCGATCATCCCGGACATCGTCAACGGCACCATCGGCTGGTTCCGCGACATGTGGCGCCGCACCGTGAAGATCTTCACCGATCTCAAGGACGGCGCGATCCGGATCTGGAACGACTTCTGGTCCGGGATCCGCTCGACCGCCACGGATGCGTGGAAGAAGGTCCGCGGCGGCTTCGACGCGTTCGCCAAGGGACTGCGCGAGGCCTTCGAGGACGCCCGCGACGCGATCGGCCAGATCTGGGCCGGACTGAAGAACCTGGTCAAGGAGCCCATCAAGTTCTGGATCGAGACCGTCTACAACCGCGGCATCGTGACCGTCTGGAACCAGACCGCCGCGAAGATCCCCGGCGTCCCGGACCTGAAGCCGATGAGCATGCCGAAGGGCTTCGCCCGTGGCGGCATCCTCTCCGGGGACTCCAACTGGTGGCAGGGCGACGACCAACTCGTCCCCATGCGACGCGGCGAGGGCGTCTACGTCTCCGAGGTCATGCGCGACCCGTACGAGCGGGCACGCCTGCACGCCATGAACCAGGCCGCCATCCGAGGCCAGAACCCGGCGATCGCCCGCTCCCAGTACGGGTTCGCCGGCGGCGGCATCATCGGCGACCTCGGCTCCGGCCTGAAGAGCCTCGGCTCGAACATCGCCGACAGCGTCACCGGCGCGCTCGGCAAGGGCGCCGACGCCGTACGCGGGCGCTTCGGCGACCTCGCCGCGAAGGCCCTCAAGCCCGTCAAGTCCGGGATCACCAAGGCCCTCGGCACGAACACCAGCACCTGGCCCGGCATGGTCGCCCGCGCCCCGCTGAACCTCATCGACCGGGCCGTCGACTACATCCGCGGCAAGGACATCCCCGACTCCACCGGCGCCTGGACGAAGCCGGTGAAGGCCGCCTACGGCACCCGCTTCGGCGCCCGGGGCCTGATGTGGTCCTCCGGCCGCCACACCGGCCTGGACTTCCCCGCCCGCACCGGTACCAAGGTCGTCGCTGTCGACAACGGCACAGTGAACTCCGCCGAGTCCGGTGGCCCGTACGGGCGCCACGTCGTCATCAACCACGGCGGCAAGCTGCAGTCGCTGTACGCGCACCTCTCCTCGATCGCTGCAAAGGTCGGCGCCGGCATCACCCGGGGCGCGAAGGTCGGCGCCGTCGGCGCGACCGGCAACACCACCGGTCCGCACCTGCACCTCGAGGCCCGCGTCAACGGCCGCGCCGTCGACCCGATGAAGTACCTCACCGCTTCCGGCGGGGACGGCGGCACCGGCGTACAGCGCTGGCGCGGCGTCGTCGAGCAGGCCCTCGGCCAGGTCCGCCAGTCCCTGTCCCTGGCCGACACCACCCTGCGGCGGATGCGGCAGGAGTCCGGCGGCAACCCCAAGGCCGTCAACCGGTGGGACTCCAACTGGCAGGCCGGCTACCCCAGCGTCGGCCTCATGCAGGTCATCCGGGGCACCTTCCGCGCGTACGCCGGGAAGTACAAGAACACCGGCCCGTTCATGTACGGCGTCAGCACCGACCCGATGGCCAATGTGTACGCCTCGATGCGGTACGCGCTCGCCCGGTACGGGTCTCTGTCCAGGGCGTACAACCGGCCCGGCGGCTACGCCCTCGGCGGCCTCGTCGGCGGCGGTACCCGTATCGGCCGGGGCCTGCCTCGCGGCTACGCGTCCGGCGGCATCGTCCGCGTGGGCGGGAAGCGCATCGACACCGGCCCCATCGCCGCGTCCGTCGGCTCGGACTTTTTGAAGAAGCTGACCGGCACCGCCTCCCAGATCAGCGCGGCCATGACCCTGGTCGCGAACGCGGTGAAGAACGCGTTCAAGGGCGTGAAGTCGACCATCGACAACGCGCTCCTGGCGAAGATCTCCGCCTCGAACGCGCAGCTGCAGGCCCTGGCCAAGCAGCGTGACGCGATCGCCGCGAAAATCTCGGCGGCCAACGCGTTCGCTGCCGAAGCCGCCCAGAACGCCACCCAGTTCACCCAGATGACCGGCCTGCCCAACGGTGGGTTCGGCTTCGGGGCGGGCGGCATCCTCGCCGGCCTGAACTCCCGCCTGTCGCAGCTGAAGGCGTTCGGGAAGAACCTCCAGGTTCTCGCCCAGCGCGGCTTGTCCAAGGCCCTGCTTCAGCAGATCATCAACGCCGGGCCGGACGGCGGCGCCGCCTACGCCCAGGCCCTCGTCGACGCGACCCCGCAGCAGCTCAAGGACATCAACGCCACCCAGGCCGCGATCACCAAGGCCACCACCGCGTACGGGAAGGACGCCGCCGACGCCCTCTACGACGCCGGGTCCCAGTCCGGCAAGGGCTACCTCGCCGGACTGAAGGCGCAGGAGAAGGCCATTGAGAACGCCATGTCCGCCCTGGCCAAGAAGATCAAGGCGACCATCGAGAAGGCCCTGAAAATCAAGAGTCCGTCGCTGGTGTTCGCCCAGCTCGGCGAGTTCACCGTCCAGGGCTTCGCCCAGGGCATGCGCGCCGCCACCCCCCAGGCCGCCGCCACCGCCGCACGCATGGCCGCCATCGTCCGCTCGAGCGCCGGAGCGGGCGGAACCCGGATCGGGAACAGCACCTCGACCACCACTGTCGGCGACCGGATCCTCAACTACCAGGCCACCGTGCGCGAGCAGGCCTCCCGCGCCTCGGTCCTGGCCGCGCTCGCCCTGGAGGACCAGCTCCACCGGCCCGTCGTAGTGGGAGCCTGA
- a CDS encoding phage tail tube protein has protein sequence MGDADNIKIGVKGRAYVAPVGTTFPTTPTAAWDVAWVDLGYMHPDGLEEALGEDRTEIQAWGEEAPVKTRIKSRDGSFKMTFLETTAAMLQLYYAVEEDDMTSTAAAVGPPAVPQFLSFGTGQASPGIERALGIDIIEGDEIERIMIARVDVSDRGNRKRSADDASNFELTFKPLAAPGGGQAVQRYLTNVALT, from the coding sequence GTGGGCGACGCAGACAACATCAAGATTGGCGTCAAGGGCCGCGCCTACGTCGCGCCCGTCGGCACCACCTTCCCCACCACGCCGACCGCCGCCTGGGACGTCGCATGGGTCGACCTCGGCTACATGCACCCCGACGGCCTCGAGGAGGCCCTCGGAGAAGACCGCACCGAGATCCAGGCCTGGGGCGAGGAAGCCCCGGTCAAGACCCGCATCAAGTCCCGCGACGGCTCTTTCAAGATGACGTTCCTGGAGACGACCGCCGCGATGCTCCAGCTGTACTACGCGGTGGAAGAGGACGACATGACCAGCACGGCGGCCGCCGTCGGCCCGCCCGCCGTCCCTCAGTTCCTGTCCTTCGGCACCGGGCAGGCCAGCCCCGGAATCGAGCGGGCGCTCGGGATCGACATCATCGAGGGCGACGAGATCGAGCGCATCATGATCGCCCGCGTCGACGTGTCCGACCGCGGCAACCGCAAGCGCTCCGCCGACGACGCCTCCAACTTCGAGCTGACGTTCAAGCCGCTCGCCGCACCCGGCGGCGGCCAGGCCGTACAGCGCTACCTCACCAACGTCGCCCTGACGTAA
- a CDS encoding HK97 gp10 family phage protein produces the protein MATEVHIDIDIDDEAIQFELPLVPEVQADFKERMKRVEEIAKATAPVDTGEFRDGIHVVDEPDPDGTRHVDADAPHSYYVEHGTTQRDRNGHAIHRPHYTLSHALDAAGGDH, from the coding sequence ATGGCCACCGAAGTCCACATCGACATCGACATCGACGACGAGGCGATCCAGTTCGAACTGCCTCTCGTCCCCGAGGTCCAAGCCGACTTCAAGGAGCGGATGAAGCGGGTCGAGGAGATCGCCAAGGCCACCGCACCCGTCGACACCGGCGAATTCCGCGACGGCATCCACGTCGTCGACGAGCCCGACCCTGACGGCACCCGGCACGTCGACGCCGACGCCCCCCACTCCTACTACGTCGAGCACGGCACCACCCAGCGGGACCGCAACGGCCACGCCATCCACCGCCCCCACTACACCCTCTCGCACGCCCTCGACGCCGCTGGAGGCGATCACTGA
- a CDS encoding head-tail connector protein — protein MPYATVSDLEAWLTPEPAPANAVRLLTRASTAIDRALHGLAYDPTDTDVLATLKDACVQQVHWAMDRGDETGAQDDVQSMSTGSRSFTRRTVGQNAGQSPRLCRAAADVLLASGYFKGFVWVEG, from the coding sequence GTGCCGTACGCGACCGTCAGCGACCTCGAGGCGTGGCTCACCCCCGAGCCCGCCCCGGCGAACGCCGTGCGCCTGCTCACGCGGGCATCCACGGCGATCGACCGCGCGCTGCACGGCCTCGCCTACGACCCCACCGACACCGACGTCCTGGCGACCCTCAAAGACGCCTGCGTGCAGCAAGTCCACTGGGCGATGGACCGCGGCGACGAGACCGGCGCCCAGGACGACGTCCAGTCCATGTCCACCGGGTCACGGTCCTTCACCCGCCGCACCGTCGGCCAGAACGCCGGCCAGTCCCCGCGCCTGTGCCGGGCCGCCGCCGACGTCCTCCTGGCCTCCGGCTACTTCAAGGGCTTCGTCTGGGTGGAGGGCTGA
- a CDS encoding phage major capsid protein, translating to MSINNFKPEIWSAQLLVALRNSLVYAQPQLVNRNYEGEISSQGQSVHITTIGDPTIFDYDAGDTINYEDIETAGTDLVIDQGKAFAFKIDDVDKAQALMNPMAQMAQNAAYGLRDKADAYVASLYTGVAAANTVGSTGAPIDTYTTPTDAYSKVLVPLRTKLNRANVPTEGRYVVASPEFIGSMLNDDRFIRADASATTEGLRNGFVGRAAGFDILESNNTPNPSGDTQVIQAGYPGAITYAEQILETEALRLQSTIADAIRGLHVYGAKLLRPTGIAVAFVNPAA from the coding sequence TTGTCGATCAACAACTTCAAGCCGGAGATCTGGAGCGCGCAGCTCCTCGTAGCCCTCCGCAACAGCCTCGTCTACGCCCAGCCGCAGCTCGTGAACCGCAACTACGAGGGCGAGATCTCGAGCCAGGGTCAGAGCGTCCACATCACCACGATCGGTGACCCGACGATCTTCGACTACGACGCGGGCGACACCATCAACTACGAGGACATCGAGACCGCGGGCACCGACCTGGTCATCGACCAGGGCAAGGCCTTCGCGTTCAAGATCGACGACGTGGACAAGGCCCAGGCGCTCATGAACCCCATGGCGCAGATGGCACAGAACGCCGCCTACGGCCTGCGCGACAAGGCCGACGCCTACGTCGCCTCCCTCTACACGGGCGTCGCCGCCGCCAACACGGTCGGCTCCACCGGCGCCCCGATCGACACGTACACCACACCGACCGACGCCTACAGCAAGGTCCTGGTGCCGCTGCGCACCAAGCTCAACCGGGCCAACGTGCCCACCGAGGGCCGCTACGTCGTCGCCTCGCCGGAGTTCATCGGCTCCATGCTCAACGACGACCGGTTCATCCGCGCCGACGCCTCCGCGACGACCGAGGGCCTGCGCAACGGCTTCGTCGGCCGCGCCGCCGGATTCGACATCCTCGAGTCCAACAACACCCCCAACCCGTCCGGTGACACCCAGGTCATCCAGGCCGGCTACCCCGGGGCCATCACCTACGCCGAGCAGATCCTCGAGACCGAGGCCCTGCGCCTGCAGTCCACGATCGCCGACGCGATCCGCGGCCTCCACGTCTACGGCGCCAAGCTCCTGCGCCCCACCGGAATCGCCGTCGCGTTCGTCAACCCCGCCGCCTGA
- a CDS encoding HNH endonuclease translates to MHWQRQRNGVALGAPEQARNADQVCQIDDCEAAARKRGWCPKHYQRWRQHGDPSIVLSPAKAAGSCAVHACERPLYAKGMCHFHRRRLLSGTKLDKPLKPLRAGACSVRDCERLGDYRGLCKLHRQRADYAENPAPYKAKTAQRRYNAKRGMSTADRRISSDYREAIASDLCGYCGGRTPTMHVDHVFPLSKGGTDHWWNLLQTCSTCNLGKYNRCGTWFVLTRGARC, encoded by the coding sequence ATGCACTGGCAGAGGCAACGTAATGGAGTTGCTCTCGGCGCGCCCGAGCAGGCGCGCAACGCAGACCAGGTCTGCCAGATCGACGACTGCGAGGCGGCCGCCCGGAAGCGCGGCTGGTGCCCGAAGCACTACCAGCGTTGGCGTCAGCACGGCGACCCGAGCATCGTCCTGTCCCCGGCGAAGGCGGCTGGCTCGTGCGCGGTCCATGCGTGCGAACGCCCTCTTTACGCGAAGGGAATGTGCCACTTCCACCGCCGCCGTCTGCTGAGCGGGACGAAGCTCGACAAGCCGCTGAAGCCGTTGCGCGCGGGGGCCTGCTCGGTACGGGACTGCGAGCGGCTGGGTGACTACCGCGGTCTGTGCAAACTGCACCGTCAGCGCGCCGACTACGCCGAGAACCCGGCGCCGTACAAGGCGAAGACGGCACAGCGCCGGTACAACGCCAAGCGCGGCATGAGCACGGCAGACCGGCGTATCTCCTCCGACTACCGGGAGGCGATCGCCAGCGACCTCTGCGGGTACTGCGGCGGCCGTACGCCGACGATGCACGTAGACCACGTGTTCCCGCTCAGCAAGGGCGGCACGGACCACTGGTGGAACCTGCTGCAGACCTGCTCCACCTGCAACCTCGGCAAGTACAACCGGTGCGGGACCTGGTTCGTCCTCACCCGGGGGGCCAGATGCTGA